A portion of the Phocoena sinus isolate mPhoSin1 chromosome 9, mPhoSin1.pri, whole genome shotgun sequence genome contains these proteins:
- the PODXL gene encoding podocalyxin, with product MRFALVLSAFLLLPPLSLSQDEVKPSGQTAAEDSKPDTLPPSSVQDTVKQSTVPPSTDKNVIALETNRSTPTTPNTSRAVPASTQQSTTAAASGKDEKPATGSPAVTTKDSKDSTTAPTTVSTKPETTSSQSGIQSNSAKSGTQSSHSVTTSSVITKEGNRAASDLPNPVNTSVITPALPSVPTPASTHRPSTVPVTLVPVTSETAGSSEGPNKITAATSLGTMAGPTFTTQGTLTTLTPWVTSQGTQHTSSKMPAVTGTSEALQPTGSSSGPGTTSPARGPTSSNTHLESTVPQGSSIPSPTSVIPVGVGQIQCDSPEKLNEKMLVLNVSKTDVSKTNICNATASNDKLITLLCRAAKASFNPAQDQCHIQLAPVPEIQAVAIKQITICTKLFPTDVYELLKDKWDDLKEVGVNDMQFEGQGPPEETEDRFSMPLIITIVCMASFLLLVAALYGCCHQRLSQRKDQQRLTEELQTVENGYHDNPTLEVMETSSEMQEKKVVSLNGELGDSWIVPLDNLTKDDLEEEEDTHL from the exons ATGCGCTTCGCGCTGGTGCTCTCAGCGTttctgctgctgccgccgctgtCGCTCTCCCAGGATG AAGTCAAGCCTAGTGGTCAAACAGCTGCCGAAGACAGCAAGCCAGACACACTTCCACCATCCAGTGTTCAAGACACAGTCAAACAAAGCACAGTCCCACCATCCACTGACAAAAATGTGATTGCATTGGAGACCAACCGAAGCACACCCACAACGCCTAACACTTCAAGGGCAGTGCCAGCCTCAACCCAGCAAAGCACAACTGCAGCAGCCAGTGGCAAAGATGAGAAACCAGCCACGGGCAGCCCTGCTGTAACTACTAAAGACTCAAAGGATTCTACAACCGCACCAACCACTGTCTCGACAAAGCCTGAAACCACAAGCAGCCAGAGTGGAATTCAAAGCAATTCAGCTAAATCTGGAACCCAGAGCAGCCACAGTGTGACCACAAGCAGTGTGATCACTAAGGAAGGAAATCGGGCAGCCTCTGACCTTCCAAATCCGGTTAACACCTCAGTCATCACGCCTGCTCTTCCTTCCGTGCCCACCCCGGCAAGCACTCACCGGCCTAGCACCGTCCCTGTGACTTTGGTCCCTGTGACTTCAGAGACTGCAGGGAGCTCCGAGGGACCAAACAAAATTACAGCAGCTACAAGTTTAGGCACAATGGCGGGTCCCACCTTCACGACGCAGGGGACACTGACCACGCTAA CACCATGGGTTACCTCACAAGGAACTCAACACACCTCCAGCAAGATGCCAGCTGTCACTGGCACGTCTGAGGCTCTGCAGCCTACAGGCTCTTCATCAGGACCTGGGACCACATCTCCTGCCAGGGGACCCACAAGCTCCAACACTCATCTGGAGTCAACTGTCCCCCAAGGCTCCAGTATCCCTTCTCCCACCTCAGTAATTCCAGTAGGTGTGGGACAG ATACAGTGCGATTCTCCCGAAAAGCTGAATGAGAAGATGCTCGTCCTGAACGTCTCGAAAACTGATGTCTCGAAAACCAACATCTGT AATGCGACCGCTTCGAACGACAAACTGATCACACTTTTGTGCCGAGCAGCAAAAGCCTCCTTCAACCCAGCGCAAGATCAGTGCCACATACAGCTGGCACCTGTTCCAGAAATCCAGGCAGTGGCGATCAAACAAATCACTATCTGCA CAAAACTCTTTCCCACGGACGTTTATGAATTGCTGAAAGACAAATGGGATGACCTAAAAGAG GTGGGAGTCAATGACATGCAGTTTGAGGGTCAAGGACCACCAGAAGAGACCGAGGACCGGTTCAGCATGCCCCTCATCATCACTATTGTCTGCATGGCATCCTTCTTGCTCCTGGTCGCGGCCCTTTATGGCTGCTGCCACCAGCGCCTCTCCCAGAGGAAGGACCAG CAACGACTAACAGAGGAGCTACAGACGGTGGAGAATGGTTACCACGACAATCCAACCCTGGAAGTGATGGAGACCTCATCAGAGATGCAGGAGAAAAAGGTGGTCAGCCTTAATGGGGAGCTGGGGGACAGCTGGATCGTCCCCCTGGACAACCTGACCAAGGATGACctagaggaggaggaagacacaCACCTCTAA